DNA sequence from the Candidatus Krumholzibacteriia bacterium genome:
AACGCCCCTCGACGCGTTGTGCATATACGTCATTGCTCATATCGGTCCGCAAATCCGTCCAGGCGACAATCGCACCGCCGGTTCCGTCTGCGGCGAGCGCGTGGTCGGCCTGCCATCCGTATGCGGCGCAGACCACTTCGCCATCCCCCCCCCATCGGATGGCGCCGAGCGCACTCACCCGCTGTGCAAAAATGTCCGCCATTCCGCTCCGGTCGTCCCGCCATGCAACCACCGCACCACCGCTTCCGTCGGAGGCAACCAGAGGTTGCAGCTGGTTACCGGGAGCCGTGCAGAGAGCCACACCGCTTCCGTCCCACTGAAGAGCGCCGGCGACACTCACGCGCTGCGCGTAGACATCGGAATCGGCTCCGCTGCGAAAATCATCCCACGCGATGATCGCCCCACCCACCCCGTCGGAGGCGATGTCAGGCCTCATTTGACTTGCGGAACTGAACGGGCACATGATAACGCCGTCCGTGCTCCACTGGAGCGCACCCAGCGCGTCGATTCGCTGCGCCCGCACCTGCATGTAGGATGCGTTGACCCACTCCGCCCATGCAATCACGGCACCACCGGCTCCGTCGGGCACCACCCCGCCCTCGTTCACATTGGGCATGTTGGTCCGGAGCGTAATGCCATCAGCCGTCCACTGAACTGCCCCCGAGCCATCCACCCGCTGCGAGTAGAGGCCCCACGGCCCTCCTCGCATGTCAGCCCAGTAAGCAATCACACCGCCGGTTCCATCGGGGGTGATCCAGATGCGGACCTGGTTACTCGGTTCCGTGCAGATCGGAGTTCCGCCGGCAGTCCACTGGGCGACGCCTGCCCCGTTGATCCGCTGCGCGTAGAGGTTGTAGTCAACGGCGTTTCGATAATCCACCCATGCGATCACCGCGCCCCCCGATCCATCCGAAGCAATCGAAGGGAAGGACTGCGTATCAGCCGCGGTGCAGACTGGGACACCGTCGGGCGTCCACTGCACCACACCCGACGCATTCACCCGCTGCGCGTAGATGTCGCCGGCTCCGCTGCGCGCATCCTCCCAGGCTACAATGGCCCCACCGGCCCCGTCGGATACGAGTCCCGCTCTCACCTGGCTACCGGCAGCTGTGCAAACGGCCAGCCCGCCCGTTGTCCAGAGCATCACCCCGTAGGCATTGACGCGCTGAATGTAGATGTCGTGAAAGATGCCATCGCGCGTGTCTGTCCACACCATGATCACGCCCCCGGCGCCGTCGGAGATGCAGTCCGTCAGTTCCTGGTTCTTGGGCTCCGTGGAAACCGGCGTCCCGTTGGGCTCCCACTTGGTGAGCGTAAAGGCGGGAACAAAGGCGGGCGACACGAGGCAAGCGATTAGAATAAAAAGGGTTAGCGGGGCCTTCATGTTCAACCTCCGGGGTGGATGGGCGGCAGGCAGCCGCGGTTCAGGCGGAGTGAGCACCCGGGCCGACAATCCAGGGGTCGACGCGCGAAACTCTGTCCAGGAGGTAGGACGGCGGAGGACCCCTGAAATCACGCGGCGGATGGAGGTTCTCGCTGTACGGGAGCCAGAATCCCGGGTCCTTTCACATCGGCGGCACCGGGGACCGTGCCAACTTCAGTAGTGGACTCGGGAGCGCATTTGGTAGGCTTGATCGGGAATCCAGGATTCGGCAGGAGGCCCCCGATGCGAGCGACACGATTCCAACTTCCCCTTGCGGTGGTGATGGCCGCTGCGCTGGCGGCGTGTGGTGGTGACGACAACGTCGCGGCCGGTAGCTCGCCGTGCCTCGACGACGGCGTCACCTGCCTGTCCCTGCGGGCAGCGCCGGGAGATGTGACGTACGAAGCGTTGTATTTTCCTGGCAGCGATGAAACCGAGTATTACCTCTCCTGGGCCCCTGCCAACACCCGGCTCCGCAACTTCCGGCCCGGCCAGAAGGTCAAGCTGACGATCACCTTCGGCAGTCCGTTACTCGTCACCCGCAACCACGCCACCGAGCGGGTGAGCATTCAGGCGCACTTCGGTGTCGCCAACGGCGGCTCCTGCGGGGCTGCCACACCCACGACCACCGCGAGTATCTCGGGAGACTGGAAGCTGGCGGCCACCACCCACCAGATCGAGAGTCCCTGCATCGGCAGCGCGCTCTTCTGCACCGTCGCCAGCTATTTCGTCAACCTGAAGACGGGCGAGGAGCTGCAGAGTTTCTCGGTGGAGTTCACGGTGCCGGACAAGTTTGAGACCCTCCGGGACGCCGGCCAGCCGATTCCCGCAGTCGACCTCGAACTCACGTCGATCGACGTGACCACCGACATCGCCGGCACGCCGCAGCCTCCCCCGGTGTGGCCCAAGGGCGAACCGCTGCCGTAGGCGTTCCGGTCGGCCGAGCGCTACTTGAACTTCTGGATGCGGACGTTGCCCCAGTCGGTCACATACACGCTGCCGTCACCGGCCACCGCGATACCGCCTGCGTCCTCAAACTGGCCGTCACCCGAGCCCTGCGAACCCCACCAGGTCTGGACTTTTCCGCTGGTATCGAACACCTGAATACGCGAGAGCCCGGAGTCCACCACGTAGACGCGATTTCCCGCCACGGCAATCGTGAAGATGGTCTCGAACTCACCGAGCCGTGATCCCCGTTTGCCCCACTTGGTGACAAAGTTCCCCCCGCTGTCGAACTTCTGGATCCGGTGGTTGCCGTTATCCACGACATAAAGATTGTCACTCGCGTCCACCGCGAGTCCTCTGGGATGATTGAACTGGCCGTCCGCGTTGCCGTTACTTCCCATGTCGCCGAGGAAGTTGCCATCCGCGGCGGCGAATTTCTGGATGCGGCTGTTGTTCGGATCGCTCACGTACACGACACCGGTACCGTCAATCGCAATGCCGCCGGTGACCCCGTTGCCGACGTTCATCGGCCATTGCGCAATGAAATTGCCGTCCCGGTCGAACTTCTGGACCCGGTTCCCATCTGTCACGTACACCGCGCCGCCACCGTCAAGCGCAACATGGTAGGGCCAGTCGAACTGACCGTCACCCGCACCCCGCGATCCCCACGACATGATGAAGTTGCCGGTGGCGTCGAACTTCTGGATGCGATAATTGCCCAGGTCGGCAACGAACACGGTGTCTTCCCAGACGGCAACACCGGTGGGGCCGGTGCCAAACTGCCCATCGCCGGCACCCTGCGAACCCCACGCGAGCACGAATGCCGGCGCGGGCTCGAAGTTGTTCGACGGCGGCGTCACGGCATCGT
Encoded proteins:
- a CDS encoding 6-bladed beta-propeller; translated protein: MSKLKLAITPYLFLVLLTVFGVACEDDAVTPPSNNFEPAPAFVLAWGSQGAGDGQFGTGPTGVAVWEDTVFVADLGNYRIQKFDATGNFIMSWGSRGAGDGQFDWPYHVALDGGGAVYVTDGNRVQKFDRDGNFIAQWPMNVGNGVTGGIAIDGTGVVYVSDPNNSRIQKFAAADGNFLGDMGSNGNADGQFNHPRGLAVDASDNLYVVDNGNHRIQKFDSGGNFVTKWGKRGSRLGEFETIFTIAVAGNRVYVVDSGLSRIQVFDTSGKVQTWWGSQGSGDGQFEDAGGIAVAGDGSVYVTDWGNVRIQKFK
- a CDS encoding T9SS type A sorting domain-containing protein, encoding MKAPLTLFILIACLVSPAFVPAFTLTKWEPNGTPVSTEPKNQELTDCISDGAGGVIMVWTDTRDGIFHDIYIQRVNAYGVMLWTTGGLAVCTAAGSQVRAGLVSDGAGGAIVAWEDARSGAGDIYAQRVNASGVVQWTPDGVPVCTAADTQSFPSIASDGSGGAVIAWVDYRNAVDYNLYAQRINGAGVAQWTAGGTPICTEPSNQVRIWITPDGTGGVIAYWADMRGGPWGLYSQRVDGSGAVQWTADGITLRTNMPNVNEGGVVPDGAGGAVIAWAEWVNASYMQVRAQRIDALGALQWSTDGVIMCPFSSASQMRPDIASDGVGGAIIAWDDFRSGADSDVYAQRVSVAGALQWDGSGVALCTAPGNQLQPLVASDGSGGAVVAWRDDRSGMADIFAQRVSALGAIRWGGDGEVVCAAYGWQADHALAADGTGGAIVAWTDLRTDMSNDVYAQRVEGRYGYWGHPEPLLSTVTDVPADQGGKVRVNWFPSSRDILNEQFISHYSVWRAASAAAAAAAVESGVPNVRLTDVGDAFDGPAIREETTASGASAFWELVGTQDAVYLEAYSLTVPTGYDSSAAGPATHDFQVIAHGYWSQYLNWPSNVASGHSVDNLSPPPPLYLTAQRAGNDINLKWNRVRVKDLRDYAVYRATAAGVTPVPMNFLSSSTDSTLTDTGAPLTTLYYVVTAYDVHANQSAPSNEATVVGATGVGDTPAITQLTVLQNYPNPFSAQTEFRVGLPAPSDVRVEIYDVAGRRVGSLEVLDAAAGWQRIPFAGRNDAGTPLASGVYFCRVTANGSTVTRKMVIAR